From Haemorhous mexicanus isolate bHaeMex1 chromosome 1, bHaeMex1.pri, whole genome shotgun sequence, one genomic window encodes:
- the MOS gene encoding proto-oncogene serine/threonine-protein kinase mos, which produces MPSPIPLNCFLSFEYSPSANLRPCSSPLVIPGKDSKCFLGGASSARTRRLPSRLSWCSIDWEQLCLLQPLGSGGFGSVYKATYHGATVAVKQVKKSSKNRLASRQSFWAELNVAQLQHDNVVRVVAASTCAPASENSLGTIIMEYVGNITLHHVIYGTGHAWRQGEDDEEGCKRKALSLEGTMCYSCDIMTGLAFLHSQDIVHLDLKPANVFITEQGVCKIGDFGCSQKLEKGSSQSARVCQQGGTYTHRAPELLKGERVTAKADIYSFAITLWQMVTQEQPYLGERQHVLYAVVAYNLRPSLAAEEFHESPVGQALHSIISCCWKANAEERLRADQLLPSLRALKQSL; this is translated from the coding sequence ATGCCATCACCTATTCCTcttaattgttttctttcttttgagtATTCCCCCTCTGCAAACTTGcgcccctgcagcagccctttAGTTATCCCTGGCAAAGACAGCAAATGCTTTTTGGGGGGAGCTTCCTCAGCCAGGACTCGCCGCTTGCCCTCACGCCTGTCCTGGTGCTCCATtgactgggagcagctctgcctcctgcagcccttaGGATCTGGGGGCTTTGGCTCTGTCTACAAAGCCACCTACCACGGTGCAACGGTGGCCGTGAAGCAGGTGAAGAAGAGCAGCAAAAACCGGCTGGCGTCGCGGCAGAGCTTCTGGGCTGAGCTGAACGTGGCCCAGCTCCAACACGACAATGTGGTGCGCGTGGTGGCTGCCAGCACCTGTGCCCCAGCCAGCGAGAACAGCCTGGGCACCATCATCATGGAGTATGTGGGTAACATCACTCTGCACCATGTAATTTATGGCACTGGGCATGCATGGAGACAGGGGGAGGATGATGAAGAAGGATGTAAAAGGAAGGCCCTGAGCCTGGAAGGGACTATGTGCTATTCTTGTGACATCATGACAGGCTTAGCCTTTCTGCACTCACAGGACATTGTGCACTTGGACCTGAAGCCTGCAAATGTTTTTATCACTGAGCAGGGAGTGTGCAAGATTGGAGACTTTGGGTGCTCCCAGAAACTGGAGAAGGGCTCGTCCCAGAGCGCCCGCGTGTGCCAGCAAGGGGGCACGTACACACACCGTGCCCCTGAGCTCCTCAAGGGGGAGAGGGTCACTGCCAAAGCAGACATCTACTCGTTTGCCATCACCCTCTGGCAGATGGTGACGCAGGAGCAGCCGTACCTGGGCGAGCGGCAGCACGTGCTCTACGCCGTGGTTGCCTACAACTTGCGCCCTTCGCTGGCTGCCGAGGAGTTCCATGAGTCACCCGTGGGCCAGGCTCTGCACAGCatcatcagctgctgctggaaggccAATGCAGAGGAGCGTCTGCGTGCAgaccagctgctccccagcctcagGGCCCTCAAGCAGAGCCTCTAG
- the PLAG1 gene encoding zinc finger protein PLAG1 isoform X1 — translation MATVIPGDLSEVRDTQKVPSGKRKRGETKPRKNFPCQLCDKAFNSVEKLKVHSYSHTGERPYKCTQQDCTKAFVSKYKLLRHMATHSPEKTHKCNYCEKMFHRKDHLKNHLHTHNPNKEAFKCEECGKNYNTKLGFKRHLALHAATSGDLTCKVCLQTFESTGVLLEHLKTHAGKSSGGVKEKKHQCEHCDRRFYTRKDVRRHMVVHTGRKDFLCQYCAQRFGRKDHLTRHMKKSHNQELLKVKTEPMDLLDPFTCNVSVPIKDELLPVMSLPSSELTSKPFTNTLQLNLYNTQIQSMQSSASAHQMVATSLPLGMPCPIDMESVHPSHQLSLKYPLGTTSYSISMPEKEQPLKGEIESYLMELQSGMPSSSQDSQASSSKLGLDPQVGPLDDGSGEVSLSKGSVPISEPLNAPSLDFSQLFNFIPVNGPPYNPSVSVGNLGMSYTQEEAHSSMTQLPPQTQDPQDPSNSIGLGSLHSLSAAFTSSLSTTTTLPRFHQAFQ, via the exons ATGGCCACTGTCATTCCTGGTGATTTGTCAGAAGTAAGAGATACCCAGAAAGTCCCTTCAGGGAAACGTAAGCGTGGTGAAACCAAACCAAGAAAAAACTTTCCTTGCCAACTGTGTGACAAGGCCTTTAACAGTGTTGAGAAATTAAAGGTTCACTCATACTCTCACACAGGAGAGAGGCCCTACAAGTGCACACAACAAGACTGCACCAAGGCCTTTGTTTCTAAGTACAAATTACTAAG GCATATGGCTACTCATTCTCCTGAGAAAACCCACAAGTGTAATTATTGTGAGAAAATGTTTCACCGAAAAGATCACCTAAAGAATCACCTACATACACACAATCCCAACAAAGAGGCCTTTAAGTGTGAAGAATGTGGAAAGAACTACAATACCAAGCTTGGGTTCAAACGTCACCTGGCTTTGCATGCTGCAACAAGTGGTGACCTCACCTGTAAGGTATGTTTGCAGACTTTTGAAAGCACAGGagtgctgctggagcacctAAAAACTCATGCAGGCAAGTCATCGGGtggagtgaaggagaaaaagcaCCAGTGTGAACACTGTGACCGTCGGTTCTACACCCGAAAGGATGTCCGCAGACACATGGTAGTGCACACTGGAAGAAAGGACTTCCTCTGTCAGTACTGTGCACAGAGATTTGGGCGGAAGGATCACCTCACGCGCCACATGAAGAAAAGTCACAACCAAGAACTTCTGAAGGTCAAAACAGAGCCAATGGACCTTCTAGATCCCTTTACCTGCAATGTTTCTGTGCCTATTAAGGATGAGCTGCTTCCAGTGATGTCTTTACCTTCCAGTGAACTGACATCAAAGCCATTTACAAACACTTTGCAATTAAATCTCTACAACACTCAGATTCAGTCCATGCAGAGTTCTGCATCTGCACACCAAATGGTTGCCACGTCGTTACCATTGGGAATGCCTTGTCCAATAGATATGGAGTCTGTCCACCCTTCTCACCAGCTATCGTTGAAATACCCGCTCGGTACTACCTCATACTCAATTTCTATGCCTGAAAAAGAACAGCCATTGAAAGGGGAAATTGAAAGTTACCTAATGGAGTTGCAAAGTGGTATGCCTTCTTCATCCCAGGATTCTCAAGCATCTTCATCAAAACTAGGGCTGGATCCACAAGTAGGGCCACTAGATGATGGGTCTGGGGAAGTTTCCCTTTCCAAGGGCTCCGTTCCTATTAGTGAACCTCTAAATGCCCCATCATTGGACTTTTCTCAGCTGTTCAACTTCATACCTGTAAATGGCCCTCCTTATAATCCTTCTGTTTCAGTGGGAAACCTCGGGATGAGTTATACGCAAGAGGAGGCACATTCTTCTATGACTCAACTCCCACCACAAACCCAGGATCCACAAGATCCTAGCAATAGTATAGGTCTTGGGTCTCTGCACTCATTGTCAGCAGCTTTCACAAGCAGTCTAAGCACAACCACCACCCTACCACGATTTCATCAAGCTTTCCAATAG
- the PLAG1 gene encoding zinc finger protein PLAG1 isoform X2 yields the protein MATHSPEKTHKCNYCEKMFHRKDHLKNHLHTHNPNKEAFKCEECGKNYNTKLGFKRHLALHAATSGDLTCKVCLQTFESTGVLLEHLKTHAGKSSGGVKEKKHQCEHCDRRFYTRKDVRRHMVVHTGRKDFLCQYCAQRFGRKDHLTRHMKKSHNQELLKVKTEPMDLLDPFTCNVSVPIKDELLPVMSLPSSELTSKPFTNTLQLNLYNTQIQSMQSSASAHQMVATSLPLGMPCPIDMESVHPSHQLSLKYPLGTTSYSISMPEKEQPLKGEIESYLMELQSGMPSSSQDSQASSSKLGLDPQVGPLDDGSGEVSLSKGSVPISEPLNAPSLDFSQLFNFIPVNGPPYNPSVSVGNLGMSYTQEEAHSSMTQLPPQTQDPQDPSNSIGLGSLHSLSAAFTSSLSTTTTLPRFHQAFQ from the coding sequence ATGGCTACTCATTCTCCTGAGAAAACCCACAAGTGTAATTATTGTGAGAAAATGTTTCACCGAAAAGATCACCTAAAGAATCACCTACATACACACAATCCCAACAAAGAGGCCTTTAAGTGTGAAGAATGTGGAAAGAACTACAATACCAAGCTTGGGTTCAAACGTCACCTGGCTTTGCATGCTGCAACAAGTGGTGACCTCACCTGTAAGGTATGTTTGCAGACTTTTGAAAGCACAGGagtgctgctggagcacctAAAAACTCATGCAGGCAAGTCATCGGGtggagtgaaggagaaaaagcaCCAGTGTGAACACTGTGACCGTCGGTTCTACACCCGAAAGGATGTCCGCAGACACATGGTAGTGCACACTGGAAGAAAGGACTTCCTCTGTCAGTACTGTGCACAGAGATTTGGGCGGAAGGATCACCTCACGCGCCACATGAAGAAAAGTCACAACCAAGAACTTCTGAAGGTCAAAACAGAGCCAATGGACCTTCTAGATCCCTTTACCTGCAATGTTTCTGTGCCTATTAAGGATGAGCTGCTTCCAGTGATGTCTTTACCTTCCAGTGAACTGACATCAAAGCCATTTACAAACACTTTGCAATTAAATCTCTACAACACTCAGATTCAGTCCATGCAGAGTTCTGCATCTGCACACCAAATGGTTGCCACGTCGTTACCATTGGGAATGCCTTGTCCAATAGATATGGAGTCTGTCCACCCTTCTCACCAGCTATCGTTGAAATACCCGCTCGGTACTACCTCATACTCAATTTCTATGCCTGAAAAAGAACAGCCATTGAAAGGGGAAATTGAAAGTTACCTAATGGAGTTGCAAAGTGGTATGCCTTCTTCATCCCAGGATTCTCAAGCATCTTCATCAAAACTAGGGCTGGATCCACAAGTAGGGCCACTAGATGATGGGTCTGGGGAAGTTTCCCTTTCCAAGGGCTCCGTTCCTATTAGTGAACCTCTAAATGCCCCATCATTGGACTTTTCTCAGCTGTTCAACTTCATACCTGTAAATGGCCCTCCTTATAATCCTTCTGTTTCAGTGGGAAACCTCGGGATGAGTTATACGCAAGAGGAGGCACATTCTTCTATGACTCAACTCCCACCACAAACCCAGGATCCACAAGATCCTAGCAATAGTATAGGTCTTGGGTCTCTGCACTCATTGTCAGCAGCTTTCACAAGCAGTCTAAGCACAACCACCACCCTACCACGATTTCATCAAGCTTTCCAATAG